The window CGCCACCCCGAGGCGAGCAGCCGCACCGCCACGTTGCCGCCGGCGGAGACGTCGAGGTCGAGGCCCTGCTGCGGGGTCTGGTAGACGATGCCGAGGCGCTCGGCGCGCACCCGGCGGCGGGCGCCGCCGCGGCTGTCGGTGACGTCCTCGCCGCCCACCAGCACCCGGCCGCGGGTGGGGGCGAGGTCGAGGTTGGCGCAGCCCAGCGCCGTCGACTTCCCGCTGCCGGACTCGCCGACGATGCCGAGCACCTCTCCGGGGCGCACGTCGAGGCTGAGCCGCCGGCAGCCGATCACCGCGCCGCAGGCGGCGCAGCGGGCCGGCGCCTCGGCCGGGTCGGAGCACTCCGCGCAGCCGGCGCCGTAGCGCACGGTGACGTCGCGGAGCTCGAGGGCGGCCGCGCTCATCGGATCCGCCCCTCGCGGCGGCGGCGGCACCAGTCGGTGTCGGAGCAGATCAGCCGGGGCGGTGCACCGCCGCCGGAGCACTCGACCCGGAAGCTGGTCGCCGACCCGCAGCGGCTGCAGGGGGCGGCGAAGCGCTCGGCCTCGAAGGGGCGGTCGTCGAAGGCGAGGGGGCGCACCGCGGTGTAGGGGGGCACCGCGTACACCGTGGCCTCGCGGCCGGCGCCGAAGAGCGAGATGTGGGGCGCGCCGTCGAGCCGCCCCAGGTCGTGGCGGGGGATCGGCGAGGGGCTCATCACGTAGCCACCCTCGACCTCGACGGGGTGGCTGTGGGTGAACGAGGCGTGGTCGTGGTGGACCAGGTCCTCGTAGAGGTAGAGCCAGACCCCGGAGTAGTCGCCCTCGGCGTGCATCCGCCGGGTCACCGAGGGCCGGGGGTCGACGATCCGCAGCGGGTCGGCGATCGGCACCTGGAACACCAGCACCACCTCCTCGTCGAGCTCCTCCTCGGGGATGCGGTGGCGGGTCTGGATCAGCGTCGCCCGCGGGGTCTCGGTGGTCGCGCGGGCGCCCGTGGTGCGGGTCACC of the Candidatus Dormiibacterota bacterium genome contains:
- a CDS encoding alpha-D-ribose 1-methylphosphonate 5-phosphate C-P-lyase PhnJ; the encoded protein is MSAALDGLLTGGAAGRRGYNHAYLDETAKREVRRALLKALCIPGHQIPFASREMPVARGWGSGGLQVTLAVVVPEDSVKVIDQGDDDSLNAAGIRDLVTRTTGARATTETPRATLIQTRHRIPEEELDEEVVLVFQVPIADPLRIVDPRPSVTRRMHAEGDYSGVWLYLYEDLVHHDHASFTHSHPVEVEGGYVMSPSPIPRHDLGRLDGAPHISLFGAGREATVYAVPPYTAVRPLAFDDRPFEAERFAAPCSRCGSATSFRVECSGGGAPPRLICSDTDWCRRRREGRIR
- a CDS encoding ATP-binding cassette domain-containing protein, with protein sequence MSAAALELRDVTVRYGAGCAECSDPAEAPARCAACGAVIGCRRLSLDVRPGEVLGIVGESGSGKSTALGCANLDLAPTRGRVLVGGEDVTDSRGGARRRVRAERLGIVYQTPQQGLDLDVSAGGNVAVRLLASGWRGFDDIRRRVLDLLAEVELPLDRADTRVSLYSGGMRQRVQLARALANSPGVLLLDEPTSGLDVSVQARILDLVRRIHEETRVAVLVVSHDLGVIRTLAQRLLVMHRGRVIEEGLCDQLLADPQHPYTQLLVSSQL